From one Longimicrobium sp. genomic stretch:
- a CDS encoding DUF3011 domain-containing protein, whose amino-acid sequence MFRTAAILVAAAAALGLAPQSAQAQVRTFTCESNNGRQQVCGVDTRSGVRMVEQLSSNACVQGRTWGATRNAVWVTGGCRARFQVGTTSGRYNNGYGSGRYNDTYDRDNNGNGMYSVTNGARLCQQAAAAQFGLRRSSISAQVANGSRNNPRYRWSGAGRTGTCRFDRNGNVSVSINR is encoded by the coding sequence ATGTTCAGAACGGCAGCGATCCTGGTGGCGGCGGCGGCCGCGCTCGGCCTGGCTCCGCAGTCCGCGCAGGCGCAGGTGCGCACCTTCACCTGCGAGTCCAACAACGGGCGGCAGCAGGTGTGCGGCGTGGACACGCGCAGCGGCGTGCGGATGGTGGAGCAGCTGAGCAGCAACGCCTGCGTGCAGGGGCGCACCTGGGGCGCCACGCGGAACGCCGTGTGGGTGACCGGTGGGTGCCGCGCGCGCTTCCAGGTGGGCACCACCAGCGGGCGCTACAACAACGGCTACGGCAGCGGCCGCTACAACGACACGTACGACCGCGACAACAACGGCAACGGGATGTACAGCGTCACCAACGGCGCGCGCCTCTGCCAGCAGGCGGCCGCGGCGCAGTTCGGGCTCCGCCGCTCCAGCATCTCGGCGCAGGTGGCCAACGGCAGCCGCAACAACCCGCGCTACCGCTGGAGCGGTGCCGGGCGCACGGGCACCTGCCGCTTCGACCGCAACGGCAACGTGAGCGTCAGCATCAACCGCTGA
- a CDS encoding DUF3011 domain-containing protein, protein MLKMAAAVLALAALGLAPRPASAQSTITCQSSHGRREFCRADTRGGVRLVDRLSDAACVQGRTWGVTRDAIWVDDGCRARFRVGDNRYGNGRGYNDGRGYNDGRGYNDGRGYDDRGNNGRGGARLCQEAAARRLRVSRTRVEAWITDVRGDSRDRDRLFGWSGAGHRGTCRVERDGDVSVRVTH, encoded by the coding sequence ATGTTGAAAATGGCAGCGGCAGTGCTGGCTTTGGCGGCGCTCGGACTGGCGCCGCGCCCGGCTTCGGCGCAGTCCACCATCACCTGCCAGTCCAGCCACGGAAGGCGAGAGTTCTGCCGCGCCGACACCCGCGGCGGGGTGCGGCTGGTGGACCGGCTGAGCGACGCGGCGTGCGTGCAGGGGCGCACCTGGGGTGTCACCCGCGACGCGATCTGGGTGGACGACGGGTGCCGCGCGCGCTTCCGCGTGGGCGACAACCGCTACGGCAACGGGCGGGGATACAACGACGGGCGCGGCTACAACGACGGGCGAGGATACAACGACGGGCGGGGCTACGACGACCGGGGCAACAACGGCCGCGGCGGTGCGCGCCTCTGCCAGGAAGCGGCGGCCCGCCGGCTCCGCGTTTCGCGCACGCGCGTCGAGGCGTGGATCACGGACGTCCGCGGCGACAGCCGTGACCGCGACCGCCTGTTCGGGTGGAGCGGCGCCGGGCACCGCGGCACCTGCCGGGTGGAGCGCGACGGCGACGTGTCGGTGCGCGTGACGCACTGA
- a CDS encoding glycogen/starch/alpha-glucan phosphorylase — MSTILDAGRRSTRVDALKNRIQNHLTYTLARDRSAATDRDVYFSTAWTVRDRLAEKWADTNARYHKQDAKRVYYLSLEFLIGRTLGNALLNLRIHDATAEALGELGYDLEELECSEPDAGLGNGGLGRLAACYLDSMATLGLPAYGYGIRYEHGMFKQDLVDGRQVERPDNWLRDENPWEIARPDRTYRIKLYGRVSGTADAEGRIHYDWVDTSDVLAMAYDVPVPGYDVSTVNTLRLWAAKATEEFDLEDFIGGNYIAAVEAKANSETISKVLYPPDNTGAGKELRLKQQYFFVSATLQDIIQRYLAERKTFADFTDKVQIQLNDTHPAVAIPELMRLLMDDHGMEWDQSFDIARATFAYTNHTVLPEALETWSTDLFGRMLPRHMEIVMEIDRRFRARVREKFPDDAAREERMAIVAGGTVRMANLAIVGSHTTNGVARLHTEILRDRIFRDFAELWPDRLTSVTNGITQRRWMLKANPGLSDLIDETLEVNEAGESWVVDLEQLAGLEPFADDAAFRERWRAVKARNRHRLAELVKREAGVRVDPAMMMDVHVKRMHEYKRQLLNAMRVIDAYLELRDQDQPDAVPRAVLFGGKAAPTYYTAKLIIQLINSVAGVVNADEKVARLLRVAFIPDYRVSIAEEIFPGSDLSEQISTAGYEASGTGNMKFALNGALTIGTLDGANVEIAERVGDENIFIFGLTADQVEARRAAGYNPREEYEKSPRLRRALDFIASGILSPEQPGLFRPLIEGLLHNDPFFVLADFDAYVAAQAKVDRAFRDPEEWTRKAILNVARCGFFSSDRSVREYAERIWRIPVPGRG, encoded by the coding sequence ATGAGCACGATTCTAGACGCCGGGCGCCGCTCCACCCGTGTGGACGCGCTCAAGAACCGGATACAGAACCACCTCACGTACACGCTGGCCCGCGACCGCTCGGCGGCCACCGACCGCGACGTGTACTTCAGCACCGCCTGGACGGTGCGCGACCGCCTGGCCGAGAAGTGGGCCGACACCAACGCGCGCTATCACAAGCAGGACGCCAAGCGCGTGTACTACCTGTCGCTCGAGTTCCTGATCGGGCGGACGCTGGGGAACGCGCTGCTGAACCTGCGCATCCACGACGCCACCGCCGAGGCGCTGGGCGAGCTGGGGTACGACCTGGAGGAGCTGGAGTGCAGCGAGCCCGACGCCGGGCTGGGCAACGGCGGCCTGGGGCGGCTGGCGGCGTGCTATCTGGACTCGATGGCCACGCTGGGGCTGCCCGCGTACGGCTACGGGATCCGCTACGAGCACGGGATGTTCAAGCAGGACCTGGTGGACGGGCGGCAGGTGGAGCGCCCCGACAACTGGCTGCGCGACGAGAACCCGTGGGAGATCGCGCGCCCGGACCGCACCTACCGCATCAAGCTGTACGGCCGCGTCAGCGGCACCGCCGACGCCGAAGGGCGCATCCACTACGACTGGGTGGACACCAGCGACGTGCTGGCCATGGCCTACGACGTCCCGGTCCCCGGCTACGACGTGTCCACGGTGAACACGCTGCGCCTCTGGGCTGCCAAGGCCACGGAGGAGTTCGACCTGGAGGACTTCATCGGCGGCAACTACATCGCCGCGGTGGAGGCCAAGGCCAACAGCGAGACCATCTCCAAGGTGCTGTATCCCCCCGACAACACCGGGGCGGGGAAGGAGCTGCGGCTGAAGCAGCAGTACTTCTTCGTGAGCGCCACGCTGCAGGACATCATCCAGCGCTACCTGGCCGAGCGGAAGACCTTCGCCGACTTCACCGACAAGGTGCAGATCCAGCTGAACGACACGCATCCCGCCGTGGCCATCCCCGAGCTCATGCGGCTGCTGATGGACGACCACGGGATGGAGTGGGACCAGAGCTTCGACATCGCCCGTGCCACCTTCGCGTACACCAACCACACGGTGCTCCCCGAGGCGCTGGAGACGTGGAGCACCGATCTCTTCGGCCGCATGCTGCCGCGGCACATGGAGATCGTGATGGAGATCGACCGCCGCTTCCGGGCGCGGGTGCGCGAGAAGTTTCCCGACGACGCGGCGCGCGAGGAGCGGATGGCCATCGTGGCCGGCGGCACGGTGCGGATGGCCAACCTGGCCATCGTGGGAAGCCACACCACCAACGGCGTGGCGCGGCTGCACACCGAGATCCTGCGCGACCGCATCTTCCGCGACTTCGCCGAACTGTGGCCCGACCGCCTGACCTCGGTGACCAACGGCATCACCCAGCGCCGGTGGATGCTGAAGGCCAACCCGGGGCTCTCGGACCTGATCGACGAGACGCTGGAGGTGAACGAGGCCGGCGAGAGCTGGGTGGTGGACCTGGAGCAGCTGGCGGGGCTGGAGCCGTTCGCCGACGACGCGGCGTTCCGCGAGCGCTGGCGCGCGGTGAAGGCGCGCAACCGCCACCGCCTGGCCGAGCTGGTGAAGCGCGAGGCCGGGGTGCGGGTGGACCCGGCCATGATGATGGACGTGCACGTGAAGCGGATGCACGAGTACAAGCGCCAGCTGCTGAACGCCATGCGGGTGATCGACGCGTACCTGGAGCTGCGCGACCAGGACCAGCCCGACGCGGTGCCGCGCGCCGTGCTGTTCGGCGGGAAGGCGGCGCCCACCTACTACACGGCCAAGCTCATCATCCAGCTCATCAATTCGGTGGCCGGGGTGGTGAACGCCGACGAGAAGGTGGCCAGGCTGCTGCGCGTGGCCTTCATCCCCGACTACCGGGTCTCCATCGCCGAGGAGATCTTCCCCGGCAGCGACCTGTCGGAGCAGATCTCCACCGCGGGCTACGAGGCCAGCGGCACGGGGAACATGAAGTTCGCGCTGAACGGCGCGCTCACCATCGGCACGCTGGACGGGGCCAACGTGGAGATCGCCGAGCGGGTGGGCGACGAGAACATCTTCATCTTCGGGCTCACCGCCGACCAGGTGGAGGCGCGGCGCGCGGCCGGATACAACCCGCGCGAGGAGTACGAGAAGAGCCCGCGGCTCCGTCGCGCGCTGGACTTCATCGCCAGCGGCATCCTGTCTCCCGAGCAGCCGGGGCTGTTCCGGCCGCTGATCGAGGGGCTGCTGCACAACGACCCCTTCTTCGTGCTGGCCGACTTCGACGCGTACGTGGCGGCGCAGGCCAAGGTGGACCGCGCCTTCCGCGACCCCGAGGAGTGGACGCGCAAGGCCATCCTGAACGTGGCGCGCTGCGGCTTCTTCAGCAGCGACCGCAGCGTGCGCGAGTACGCGGAGCGGATCTGGCGCATCCCCGTCCCCGGGCGCGGCTGA
- a CDS encoding RDD family protein: protein MTHTPVLARRVLAYCADVSLLFAVLGPLSFAAAGALDVDAWTGPEVWLAAVLVFSIPTWTYFTVSDASRGGATLGKRLLAVRVAGDGGGRVPPSRALARTAVKLLPWEMVHLFGFLLSPVPGEMSPLQTAGLAAANLLALAYLAATIRTRGERAPHDRVARTHVERVPAPERAAAVA, encoded by the coding sequence ATGACGCACACTCCCGTTCTCGCGCGGCGCGTCCTGGCCTACTGCGCCGACGTGTCCCTGCTCTTCGCCGTCCTCGGCCCGCTGTCGTTCGCGGCCGCGGGCGCGCTGGACGTCGATGCGTGGACCGGCCCGGAGGTGTGGCTGGCCGCGGTGCTCGTCTTCTCCATCCCGACGTGGACCTACTTCACCGTGTCCGACGCCTCGCGCGGCGGAGCGACGCTCGGGAAGCGCCTGCTCGCCGTCCGCGTGGCGGGCGACGGCGGCGGGCGCGTGCCGCCGTCGCGGGCGCTCGCGCGGACGGCGGTGAAGCTGCTGCCGTGGGAGATGGTGCACCTCTTCGGCTTCCTGCTTTCGCCCGTGCCGGGGGAGATGAGCCCCCTCCAGACCGCCGGGCTGGCCGCCGCCAATCTCCTCGCGCTGGCGTACCTGGCCGCGACCATCCGCACCCGCGGCGAGCGCGCGCCGCACGACCGGGTCGCGCGCACCCACGTCGAGCGCGTCCCCGCGCCGGAGCGCGCGGCCGCCGTCGCGTGA
- a CDS encoding ring-cleaving dioxygenase gives MQLTGIHHLTAISAKIRENHRFYTQVMGMRLVKRSVNQDDVSAYHLFYADGAGHPGTDLTFFDWPVPAERRGTHSITRTHLRVRGREALEYWEKRLEEQGVTAPRGITGRDGREVLDFEDLEGQRLSLVDDGGAGFEPTPWERSPVPAEFQIRGLGPIVISVPGITQTEIVLTEALGMRHARDYAHDSAQPNVRVYEMGEGGPHAELHVAIQPDLPVARQGAGGVHHVAFRTPNEEEYHAWTKRLNSLGISNSGEIDRYWFRSLYFREPNGILFEIATDGPGFGVDEDPATLGEKVVLPPFLEPHRASIVASLKPID, from the coding sequence ATGCAGCTCACCGGCATCCATCACCTGACCGCCATCTCGGCGAAGATCCGCGAGAACCACCGCTTCTACACGCAGGTGATGGGGATGCGGCTGGTGAAGCGCAGCGTGAACCAGGACGACGTGAGCGCCTACCACCTGTTCTACGCCGACGGGGCGGGGCACCCGGGAACGGACCTGACCTTCTTCGACTGGCCGGTGCCGGCGGAGCGCCGGGGGACGCACAGCATCACCCGCACGCACCTGCGCGTGCGCGGCCGCGAGGCGCTGGAATACTGGGAGAAGCGGCTGGAAGAGCAGGGCGTCACCGCGCCGCGCGGGATCACCGGGCGCGACGGGCGGGAGGTGCTGGACTTCGAGGACCTCGAGGGGCAGCGGTTGTCGCTGGTCGACGATGGCGGCGCGGGGTTCGAGCCGACGCCGTGGGAGCGCAGCCCCGTTCCCGCCGAGTTCCAGATCCGCGGGCTGGGGCCGATCGTCATCAGCGTTCCCGGCATCACCCAGACGGAGATCGTGCTCACGGAGGCACTGGGGATGCGGCACGCGCGCGACTACGCCCACGACAGCGCGCAGCCCAACGTGCGCGTGTACGAGATGGGCGAGGGCGGGCCGCACGCCGAGCTGCACGTGGCCATCCAGCCCGACCTGCCGGTGGCGAGGCAGGGCGCCGGGGGCGTGCACCACGTGGCCTTCCGCACGCCGAACGAGGAGGAGTATCACGCGTGGACGAAGCGGCTGAACTCGCTCGGCATCTCCAACAGCGGCGAGATCGACCGCTACTGGTTCCGCAGCCTGTACTTCCGCGAGCCCAACGGCATCCTCTTCGAGATCGCCACCGACGGCCCCGGCTTCGGCGTGGACGAAGACCCGGCCACGCTCGGCGAGAAGGTGGTGCTCCCGCCTTTCCTGGAGCCGCACCGCGCCTCCATCGTCGCCAGCCTCAAGCCGATCGACTGA
- a CDS encoding sensor histidine kinase, whose protein sequence is MNENCRLATALADRVRGAREELTRRWLERIAARVEIHPNRVFPTNELLDHVPLLMDRIADYLENASDEITADAPVTGKAIELGELRWSQGFDAHEILKEYEILGGVLFAFLVRTVDEIDQECPRSELLSCAHRVFRAVSVIQQVTTTHYLRLAAERVSEREQRLRGFNRMVTHELKNRISSVLGAGQLLADPEIASSEAQRARFAQMVVQNAEGMQAVLGNLLELSRTDPDARQQRNVPLPRVAAEVCRQLREMASSRGVAVRMRDLPEVEVNAAALELALTNYVSNAIKYADPGREERWVEVVGRLAGMDEGGTTCELVIEVRDNGLGVPQEKREQLFTRFYRAHGDTVTGVEGTGLGLSIVRETVEAMGGRAWAEFNGGEGSRFCISIPCRREVDRVAAQEPAMV, encoded by the coding sequence ATGAACGAGAACTGCCGGCTGGCGACCGCGCTTGCGGACCGCGTCCGCGGGGCACGCGAGGAGCTGACCCGCCGCTGGCTGGAGCGGATCGCGGCGCGGGTGGAGATCCACCCCAACCGCGTATTTCCCACCAACGAGCTGCTGGACCACGTTCCGCTGCTGATGGACCGGATCGCCGACTACCTGGAGAACGCGTCCGACGAGATCACCGCCGACGCGCCGGTGACGGGAAAGGCCATCGAGCTGGGCGAGCTGCGCTGGTCGCAGGGCTTCGACGCGCACGAGATCCTGAAGGAGTACGAGATCCTGGGTGGCGTGCTCTTCGCCTTCCTGGTGCGCACGGTAGACGAGATCGACCAGGAGTGCCCGCGCAGCGAGCTGCTGTCGTGCGCGCACCGCGTGTTCCGCGCCGTCTCCGTCATCCAGCAGGTGACCACCACGCACTACCTGCGGCTGGCCGCCGAGCGGGTGAGCGAGCGCGAGCAGCGGCTGCGCGGCTTCAACCGCATGGTCACGCACGAGCTGAAGAACCGCATCTCGTCGGTGCTGGGCGCGGGGCAGCTGCTGGCCGACCCCGAGATCGCCAGCTCCGAGGCGCAGCGCGCCCGCTTCGCGCAGATGGTGGTGCAGAACGCCGAGGGGATGCAGGCGGTGCTCGGCAACCTGCTGGAGCTGAGCCGCACCGACCCCGACGCGCGCCAGCAGAGGAACGTCCCTCTCCCGCGCGTGGCGGCGGAGGTGTGCCGGCAGCTGCGCGAGATGGCGTCGTCGCGCGGGGTGGCGGTGCGGATGCGCGACCTTCCCGAGGTGGAGGTGAACGCCGCCGCGCTGGAGCTGGCGCTCACCAACTACGTCTCCAACGCCATCAAGTACGCCGATCCGGGGCGCGAGGAGCGCTGGGTGGAGGTCGTCGGCAGGCTGGCGGGGATGGACGAGGGCGGCACCACGTGCGAGCTGGTGATCGAGGTGCGCGACAACGGCCTGGGCGTGCCGCAGGAGAAGCGCGAGCAGCTCTTCACCCGCTTCTACCGCGCGCACGGCGACACGGTGACGGGGGTCGAGGGCACCGGCCTGGGCCTCAGCATCGTCCGCGAGACGGTGGAGGCGATGGGCGGCCGCGCGTGGGCGGAGTTCAACGGCGGCGAGGGCTCGCGCTTCTGCATCTCCATCCCCTGCCGGCGCGAGGTGGACCGGGTTGCCGCGCAGGAGCCGGCGATGGTGTAG
- a CDS encoding lactonase family protein: MRMRWIGAAAAALVLGGCDLSTDPLVVDFPAAAVFAMTNQPNNEVVMYIRNVSNSVGTGRAFSTRGAGTGASLGSQGALAVSGDGTWLMAANAASNDVSVFQIHQDTLEFVGKTPSGGTRPVSIASRGALVYVLNAGGGGNVTGFQLTASGLVPLGFSQPLSGAADPQPAQVQFSPDGTLLVVTEKATNRIDVYGVGTNGNLTAPVVNSSTGVTPFGFAFSPITGALFVSNANAPGGVPVVDGSSLTEYSVAPAARTLGVVTGPVATTETAACWVVVTANGRYVYASNTGSNSITGFRVLDTALTLLDPDGKTAVTGAGPTDLSITSDGQALYVLDSGDGTIRGYRIGSTGALTQVATASGLPVNSYGLVAN; the protein is encoded by the coding sequence ATGAGGATGCGCTGGATTGGCGCGGCCGCCGCGGCGCTCGTGCTGGGCGGGTGCGACCTGTCGACCGACCCGCTCGTGGTCGACTTTCCCGCCGCGGCGGTGTTCGCCATGACGAACCAGCCGAACAACGAAGTCGTGATGTACATCCGCAACGTGAGCAACTCGGTCGGCACGGGGCGGGCGTTCTCCACGCGCGGCGCGGGAACGGGCGCCAGCCTGGGATCGCAGGGGGCGCTGGCGGTGTCGGGCGACGGGACGTGGCTGATGGCCGCGAACGCCGCGAGCAACGACGTGTCGGTGTTCCAGATCCACCAGGACACCCTGGAGTTCGTGGGCAAGACGCCCTCGGGCGGCACCCGGCCGGTGAGCATCGCCAGCCGCGGCGCGCTGGTGTACGTGCTGAACGCCGGCGGCGGCGGGAACGTGACCGGCTTCCAGCTCACCGCGAGCGGACTGGTGCCGCTGGGCTTCTCGCAGCCGCTGAGCGGCGCGGCCGACCCGCAGCCGGCGCAGGTGCAGTTCTCGCCCGACGGCACGCTGCTGGTGGTGACGGAGAAGGCCACCAACCGCATCGACGTCTACGGCGTGGGCACCAACGGCAACCTGACCGCGCCGGTGGTGAACAGCTCGACGGGGGTGACGCCGTTCGGCTTCGCGTTCTCGCCCATCACCGGCGCGCTGTTCGTGTCCAACGCCAACGCGCCGGGCGGGGTTCCGGTGGTGGACGGAAGCTCGTTGACGGAGTACTCGGTCGCCCCCGCGGCGCGCACGCTGGGCGTGGTCACCGGGCCGGTGGCCACCACCGAGACGGCGGCGTGCTGGGTGGTGGTGACGGCGAACGGGCGCTACGTGTACGCCTCGAACACCGGCAGCAACAGCATCACCGGCTTCCGCGTGCTCGACACCGCGCTGACGCTGCTGGACCCGGACGGGAAGACCGCCGTCACCGGCGCCGGGCCCACGGACCTGAGCATCACCAGCGACGGCCAGGCGCTGTACGTGCTGGACAGCGGCGACGGCACCATCCGCGGCTACCGCATCGGGAGCACCGGCGCGCTGACGCAGGTGGCCACCGCCAGCGGCCTGCCGGTGAACTCGTACGGTCTGGTCGCGAACTGA
- a CDS encoding LytTR family DNA-binding domain-containing protein — MRVLVVDDEPAARRRLALMLEELDEEVVGEAANGVEALELARERRPDLLLLDIEMPEVDGFDVARHLPVPRPLLVFQTAYDEYALRAFEHAALDYLVKPVTLDGLRRALGRARERVEAPGHAAPDAEVLRGLRASVRGNAPRRPRLLVREGRGHRLVAFDGITRFTADDGVVYAHLDGGDRRLTDYTLAELEERAGEAFVRASRGELVNAEAVERIVRNGDGSATLGLRGGATVHVSRRRAPDVWARLEE, encoded by the coding sequence ATGCGCGTGCTGGTGGTGGATGACGAGCCCGCGGCGCGGCGCCGGCTGGCGCTGATGCTGGAGGAGCTCGACGAGGAGGTCGTGGGCGAGGCCGCCAACGGCGTGGAGGCGCTGGAGTTGGCGCGCGAGCGGCGGCCTGACCTGCTCCTGCTCGACATCGAGATGCCCGAGGTGGACGGCTTCGACGTCGCGCGCCATCTCCCCGTGCCGCGCCCGCTCCTCGTCTTCCAGACGGCGTACGACGAATACGCGCTGCGCGCCTTCGAGCACGCGGCGCTGGATTACCTCGTCAAGCCGGTCACGTTGGACGGCCTGCGACGGGCCCTGGGGCGCGCGCGCGAGCGGGTGGAGGCGCCCGGCCACGCGGCGCCGGACGCCGAGGTGTTGCGCGGGCTGCGCGCCTCCGTGCGCGGGAACGCGCCGCGCCGCCCGCGGCTGCTGGTGCGCGAGGGGCGCGGGCACCGGCTGGTGGCGTTCGACGGCATCACCCGCTTCACCGCCGACGACGGGGTGGTGTACGCGCACCTGGACGGCGGTGACCGGCGGCTGACCGACTACACGCTGGCCGAGCTGGAGGAGCGGGCCGGCGAGGCCTTCGTGCGCGCCAGCCGCGGCGAGCTGGTGAACGCCGAGGCGGTGGAGCGCATCGTCCGCAACGGCGACGGGAGCGCCACGCTGGGGCTGCGCGGCGGCGCCACCGTGCACGTCAGCCGCCGCCGCGCGCCCGACGTCTGGGCCCGGCTGGAGGAGTAG
- a CDS encoding sensor histidine kinase: protein MFCEGDTDEPEAPPVMAAGPHDTVAGAVWGTLRRAPLSAKVYMAVVLVYFVGCSLWIALTHKGATSRAPLYMATFTGVSAMLLVMATALFRVAQGERWRKRWEWTVTPKRLHEMLLALPILAFAAGAFGAAGTAVVLPRVPGDPWLLVVIAGTLFLTLKAGKVLFDVARWLYFHAREQADAAERARAEAADAQLAALQAQVNPHFLFNALNTIAALVRTDPRAAEATTENLARVLRRTLDRTGRTDCTVEDEVDFLRAWLSVERERFGERLRVDFEIDPAAEPLRIPTMTLQPLVENSLKHGIAGKLEGGRVAVRARGDGNGRLLLEVEDDGAGFPREPREGTGLSNLRRRLESIYGPAAEMRVERPATGARVVVELPAVRTTTPRRVG, encoded by the coding sequence ATGTTCTGCGAAGGAGACACGGACGAGCCGGAGGCGCCGCCGGTGATGGCGGCGGGGCCGCACGACACCGTGGCGGGCGCCGTATGGGGCACGCTGCGGCGGGCGCCGCTGTCGGCCAAGGTGTACATGGCCGTCGTCCTCGTCTACTTCGTGGGGTGCTCGCTCTGGATCGCGCTGACGCACAAGGGCGCCACGTCGCGCGCGCCCCTGTACATGGCGACGTTCACGGGCGTGTCGGCCATGCTGCTGGTGATGGCGACCGCCCTCTTCCGCGTGGCCCAGGGCGAGCGCTGGCGCAAGCGCTGGGAGTGGACGGTCACTCCCAAGCGGCTGCACGAGATGCTGCTGGCGCTGCCCATCCTGGCGTTCGCGGCCGGCGCGTTCGGCGCGGCGGGAACGGCGGTGGTGCTTCCGCGCGTGCCGGGCGACCCGTGGCTGCTGGTGGTGATCGCGGGCACGCTGTTCCTTACGCTGAAGGCGGGGAAGGTGCTGTTCGACGTGGCGCGATGGCTGTACTTCCACGCGCGCGAGCAGGCGGACGCGGCCGAGCGCGCCCGCGCCGAGGCGGCCGACGCGCAGCTGGCGGCGCTGCAGGCGCAGGTGAACCCGCACTTCCTGTTCAACGCGCTGAACACCATCGCCGCGCTGGTGCGCACCGACCCGCGCGCGGCCGAGGCCACCACCGAGAACCTGGCGCGCGTCCTCCGCCGCACGCTGGACCGCACCGGCCGCACCGACTGCACGGTGGAGGACGAGGTCGATTTCCTGCGCGCCTGGCTGTCGGTGGAGCGCGAGCGCTTCGGCGAGCGGCTGCGGGTGGACTTCGAGATCGACCCCGCCGCGGAGCCGCTGCGCATCCCCACCATGACGCTGCAGCCGCTGGTGGAGAACTCGCTGAAGCACGGGATCGCCGGAAAGCTGGAGGGCGGACGCGTGGCCGTCCGCGCGCGCGGCGACGGCAACGGCCGCCTGCTCCTGGAGGTGGAGGACGACGGCGCCGGCTTCCCCCGCGAGCCGCGCGAGGGCACCGGCCTGAGCAACCTGCGCCGCCGCCTGGAGTCCATCTACGGCCCCGCGGCGGAGATGCGCGTGGAGCGCCCGGCGACCGGCGCGCGCGTGGTGGTGGAGCTGCCGGCCGTGCGCACGACGACACCCCGGCGGGTGGGGTAG